In the genome of Vanacampus margaritifer isolate UIUO_Vmar chromosome 1, RoL_Vmar_1.0, whole genome shotgun sequence, one region contains:
- the LOC144053667 gene encoding sodium- and chloride-dependent creatine transporter 1 — protein MSAEMGESSRGEISLPQLEAGEISEGEVGGSAHPLVQVPGAGPGCGEGGGAGPPQIPDGAVAGADALPAVERETWTRQMDFIMSCVGFAVGLGNVWRFPYLCYKNGGGVFLIPYLLIVFIGGIPVFFLEISLGQFMKQGGVSAWNIAPLFKGLGLASMVIVFFCNTYYIMILVWGLYFLFHSFTNPLPWATCGHTWNTPNCTEDFRRSCHNRSGAQTTKPLTSVLPPDASATLSFLNNSCVETEGMRSPVIEFWERKVLRLSGGINEPGDISYEMVLCLLATWVIVYFCMWKGVKSTGKIVYFTALFPYVVLVVLLAHGVTLPGALDGIIYYLKPDWSKLGEAQVWIDAGTQIFFSYAIGLGALTALGSYNRFHNNCYQDAFVLALINSGTSFFAGFVVFSVLGFMAAEQGVDISKVAESGPGLAFIAYPKAVTLMPLAPLWAALFFFMLLVLGLDSQFVGVEGLITGVMDMLPPKSALASLRREVVAAICCIICFFIDMSMVTEGGMYVFQLFDYYSASGITLLWQAFWECVVIAWVYGADRFMDDVARMIGYQPLPYMKWCWSYITPLVCVGVFLFHAVNYKPLTYNTVYTYPWWGEMLGWALALSSMLCIPLTVVYKLLRCKGSLRERWQHLTTPIWGRHHLEYLAPESEAKLLPPAGSKNDHLFESAV, from the exons ATGTCAGCTGAGATGGGAGAAAGTAGTCGag GTGAAATCAGCCTCCCTCAGTTGGAGGCTGGGGAGATATCCGAAGGTGAGGTTGGGGGATCAGCTCACCCCCTGGTGCAGGTGCCTGGGGCGGGCCCAGGCTGCGGCGAAGGTGGCGGAGCCGGTCCGCCGCAGATCCCGGACGGTGCTGTTGCCGGCGCTGATGCGTTGCCGGCTGTGGAGAGAGAAACCTGGACCAGACAAATGGACTTCATCATGTCCTGTGTGGGTTTTGCCGTGGGATTGGGCAACGTGTGGCGCTTCCCTTACCTTTGCTACAAGAACGGAGGAG GTGTGTTCCTCATCCCTTACCTGCTGATCGTGTTCATCGGGGGCATCCCCGTCTTCTTCCTGGAAATCTCTTTGGGGCAGTTCATGAAGCAGGGCGGGGTTTCCGCCTGGAACATCGCACCCCTTTTCAAAG GTTTGGGCTTGGCCTCAATGGTGATTGTGTTCTTCTGCAACACCTACTACATCATGATTCTGGTGTGGGGTCTCTACTTTCTCTTCCACTCTTTCACCAACCCGCTCCCGTGGGCCACCTGCGGACACACTTGGAACACCCCCAACTGTACCGAGGACTTCCGCCGCAGCTGCCACAACCGCAGTGGCGCGCAGACCACCAAGCCCCTCACCTCTGTGCTTCCACCGGACGCGTCCGCGACCCTTTCGTTCCTTAACAACAGCTGCGTGGAAACGGAAGGCATGCGCTCGCCGGTCATCGAGTTTTGGGA ACGCAAAGTTCTCCGCCTGTCCGGCGGTATTAATGAACCCGGGGACATCAGCTATGAAATGGTGCTGTGTCTCCTCGCCACCTGGGTCATTGTTTACTTCTGCATGTGGAAGGGGGTCAAATCTACGGGCAAG ATTGTGTACTTCACAGCTCTATTCCCGTACGTGGTTCTGGTTGTTCTTTTGGCCCATGGTGTCACCCTACCTGGAGCCTTAGATGGGATTATATACTACCTGAAACCCGATTGGTCCAAACTAGGAGAAGCGCAG GTGTGGATTGACGCTGGCACCCAGATTTTCTTCTCTTATGCCATCGGACTTGGTGCCCTGACAGCGCTGGGCAGCTACAACCGCTTCCATAACAACTGTTACCA GGATGCGTTTGTGCTGGCACTCATTAACAGCGGAACCAGCTTCTTTGCCGGCTTTGTTGTGTTCTCTGTGTTGGGTTTCATGGCTGCGGAGCAAGGTGTGGACATCAGTAAGGTAGCCGAGAGTG GACCCGGCCTGGCGTTTATAGCCTACCCCAAGGCTGTGACTTTGATGCCTCTCGCACCACTATGGGCAGCACTCTTCTTCTTTATGTTACTCGTACTTGGCCTGGACAGTCAG TTTGTCGGAGTAGAGGGTCTGATAACCGGCGTCATGGACATGCTTCCTCCCAAGTCCGCCCTGGCCTCCTTGCGGCGAGAAGTGGTGGCAGCCATTTGCTGCATCATCTGCTTCTTCATTGACATGTCCATGGTCACAGAG GGAGGGATGTACGTCTTCCAGTTATTTGACTACTATTCTGCCAGCGGCATCACTCTGCTGTGGCAGGCGTTCTGGGAGTGTGTGGTGATTGCGTGGGTCTATG GCGCCGACCGTTTCATGGACGACGTGGCCCGTATGATCGGCTATCAGCCCCTCCCCTACATGAAATGGTGCTGGTCCTACATCACGCCACTTGTCTGCGTG GGAGTGTTCCTGTTCCATGCGGTCAACTACAAGCCCCTAACCTACAACACTGTGTACACATACCCGTGGTGGGGTGAAATGCTTGGCTGGGCTTTGGCCCTTTCCTCCATGCTTTGTATTCCACTCACTGTTGTCTATAAGCTGCTGCGATGCAAAGGATCACTGCGAGAG CGCTGGCAGCACCTGACCACCCCGATTTGGGGCAGACATCACCTGGAGTACCTCGCCCCAGAGAGCGAGGCCAAACTGCTGCCCCCTGCAGGATCTAAAAACGACCACCTCTTCGAAAGTGCCGTCTGA